One Nocardia iowensis DNA window includes the following coding sequences:
- a CDS encoding S1 family peptidase, giving the protein MAVGVAAMTFAAVGAPGVAAATPMATLGGGSGILLGRGVCTLTTIGYDRQDRLVGLTAGHCAEIGMSVRAEGMPNAGTVGTVAAVDHHDDYAVLEFDRAKVIPIRQVAATVIGGIGTPPQQGDVVCKNGRTSGYNCGVVWDTHRWWFQNQSCSQPGDSGGPVTIGDRLVGMNVGHIGVQVVGVTVFDMVCQPAVAPLHDPAVATQIGMVLEDIDLGGGIGSGFRPL; this is encoded by the coding sequence ATGGCGGTCGGTGTAGCCGCGATGACGTTCGCCGCCGTCGGGGCGCCGGGAGTCGCGGCCGCCACGCCGATGGCGACGCTCGGAGGTGGTTCGGGAATTCTGCTCGGGCGCGGCGTGTGCACGCTGACCACGATCGGGTACGACCGCCAGGACCGGCTGGTCGGGCTGACCGCGGGGCACTGCGCGGAGATCGGGATGTCCGTGCGGGCCGAGGGGATGCCGAACGCGGGGACCGTCGGCACCGTCGCCGCGGTGGACCATCACGACGATTACGCGGTACTCGAATTCGATCGAGCCAAGGTCATCCCGATCCGCCAGGTAGCCGCCACCGTGATCGGCGGTATCGGAACGCCGCCGCAGCAGGGCGATGTGGTGTGCAAGAACGGGCGCACCTCCGGATACAACTGCGGGGTCGTGTGGGATACGCATCGGTGGTGGTTCCAGAATCAGTCCTGTTCCCAGCCGGGTGATTCCGGCGGACCGGTCACCATCGGTGATCGGCTGGTCGGCATGAATGTCGGACACATCGGCGTGCAGGTGGTCGGCGTCACCGTGTTCGACATGGTGTGCCAGCCCGCGGTGGCGCCGCTGCATGATCCGGCCGTGGCGACCCAGATCGGCATGGTGCTCGAAGACATCGATCTCGGTGGTGGCATCGGGTCGGGATTCCGGCCGCTCTGA
- a CDS encoding SGNH/GDSL hydrolase family protein has translation MQPTLVRRFVALGDSQTEGIGDPDGNGGYRGWADRFAALLGAANPGLEYANLAVRGRRAAQVRAEQLEPALAMEPDLVSVLAGMNDIIRPSFDRAALLADVEAMFATLTASGADVVTFTFPDIGAVAPFARPFSARVRTLNADLRELAARHGVTLLDFEPVAAATHPAAWDEDRLHLSPIGHDIVARALAAALAVPGSDDTWREPLPPVDRSFAGTLATEFRWATRYLAPWIGRRLRGASSGTGHEPKRPVLLPVVA, from the coding sequence GTGCAGCCCACTCTCGTTCGCCGATTCGTCGCCCTCGGTGACAGTCAGACCGAAGGCATCGGCGATCCCGACGGAAACGGCGGATACCGCGGCTGGGCCGACCGGTTCGCCGCGCTGCTCGGCGCCGCCAATCCGGGTCTGGAGTACGCCAATCTCGCCGTCCGCGGCCGTCGCGCCGCCCAGGTGCGGGCCGAACAGCTCGAACCCGCACTTGCCATGGAACCCGATCTGGTCTCCGTGCTGGCGGGCATGAACGACATCATCCGGCCGAGCTTCGACCGGGCTGCGCTGCTCGCCGACGTCGAGGCGATGTTCGCCACCCTCACCGCGAGCGGCGCGGACGTGGTGACATTCACGTTCCCCGACATCGGCGCTGTCGCCCCGTTCGCCCGCCCATTCTCCGCGCGTGTGCGCACCCTGAACGCCGACCTGCGGGAGCTGGCCGCACGGCACGGCGTCACCCTCCTCGACTTCGAACCGGTCGCCGCCGCGACCCACCCTGCGGCGTGGGACGAGGATCGACTGCACCTCAGTCCGATCGGTCACGACATCGTCGCCCGCGCCCTCGCCGCCGCGCTCGCCGTTCCCGGATCCGACGACACCTGGCGTGAACCGTTGCCGCCAGTCGACCGATCCTTCGCGGGGACGCTTGCGACAGAGTTCCGATGGGCCACCCGCTACCTGGCGCCGTGGATCGGTCGCCGCCTGCGCGGAGCGTCGTCGGGCACCGGCCACGAACCCAAACGCCCGGTTCTGCTGCCTGTGGTGGCGTGA
- a CDS encoding copper chaperone PCu(A)C, with the protein MRTPTSDTTPSSRPSTRVLRGAAAALALPLLLVACSSTEKADTRAADSVTIQDQWVKAADGGMSAAFGELSNASDKARTVVSASSPVSSRVELHEVVADASGTKTMRPKAGGFVIPAHGKIELRPGGDHMMFMGLNGPLRTGTETPVTLTFDDGSSTEFTAQVRDFSGNQENYAPDHASGAQAPAHGG; encoded by the coding sequence ATGCGCACCCCCACCAGTGATACAACACCCAGCTCTCGCCCATCGACACGTGTATTGCGCGGCGCCGCCGCAGCTTTGGCCCTCCCGCTGCTGCTTGTCGCCTGTTCGTCCACCGAAAAGGCGGACACCCGCGCCGCCGATTCGGTGACCATCCAAGACCAGTGGGTGAAGGCGGCGGACGGTGGGATGTCCGCGGCGTTCGGTGAGCTGAGCAACGCGAGCGACAAGGCGCGGACGGTGGTGTCGGCGTCGAGTCCGGTGTCGAGCCGGGTCGAGCTGCACGAGGTGGTCGCGGATGCCAGCGGGACAAAGACGATGCGCCCGAAGGCGGGCGGCTTCGTGATTCCGGCGCACGGGAAAATCGAGCTGCGCCCTGGTGGCGATCACATGATGTTCATGGGACTCAACGGTCCGTTGCGCACCGGCACCGAAACACCGGTCACCCTCACCTTCGATGACGGGTCGAGCACCGAGTTCACCGCGCAGGTGCGTGACTTCTCCGGTAACCAGGAGAACTACGCGCCCGATCACGCGAGCGGTGCGCAGGCACCGGCGCACGGTGGCTGA
- a CDS encoding Dyp-type peroxidase yields the protein MAEQTSSRPGRLNRRRLLGGGAAVAGAAGIGWGAVALTGRDETPQAATTEPFYGPHQAGIATAPQSQAAFVAFDLRPGVTRDDIVGILKIWTGDAARLTQGRPALADTEPELAQRPARLTVTVGFGPAVFTAAHLAHKRPSWLRPLPPFDIDRLESAWSDGDLLVQVCADAATTVSHAVRVLCRSVSSLVTVRWVQRGFRDAAPGRTPRNLMGQVDGTVNIAPGTPDFDRLVWDDGAAQPWLAGGTSFVLRRIAMTLDTWDEIDQEGRELTVGRTIANGAPLTGTAEFDEPDFAAVDANGIPIIPPSSHIARAHHTHDGERFLRRGYNYDDAPAPGAISNSGLLFAAYQRDVDTQFLPVQQRLAEFDALNVWTTPVGSAVFVIPSGVPSPGGYVGQTLFES from the coding sequence GTGGCTGAGCAGACCAGCTCCCGCCCGGGACGCCTCAACCGACGACGCCTGCTCGGTGGCGGTGCCGCCGTGGCGGGCGCCGCGGGCATCGGGTGGGGCGCGGTCGCGCTGACCGGCCGCGACGAAACACCGCAGGCTGCGACCACCGAACCGTTCTACGGACCGCATCAGGCCGGGATCGCCACGGCTCCGCAATCGCAGGCGGCGTTCGTCGCCTTCGATCTGAGACCGGGCGTCACCAGGGACGACATCGTCGGCATCCTGAAGATCTGGACCGGCGACGCCGCCCGGCTCACCCAGGGCCGCCCCGCCTTGGCCGACACGGAACCGGAACTGGCACAACGACCAGCCAGGCTCACGGTGACGGTCGGCTTCGGCCCGGCCGTGTTCACGGCTGCGCACCTGGCGCACAAGCGCCCGTCCTGGCTTCGCCCGCTGCCGCCGTTCGATATCGACCGGCTCGAATCGGCCTGGAGCGACGGCGATCTGCTCGTGCAGGTCTGCGCCGACGCGGCGACCACGGTGTCGCATGCGGTGCGCGTGCTGTGCCGGAGCGTGTCGTCGCTGGTTACCGTGCGCTGGGTGCAGCGCGGATTCCGCGATGCCGCGCCTGGTCGGACGCCGCGCAATCTGATGGGTCAGGTGGACGGCACGGTGAACATCGCACCGGGCACTCCCGATTTCGATCGGCTGGTGTGGGACGACGGCGCGGCCCAGCCGTGGCTCGCCGGCGGCACCTCGTTCGTGCTGCGCCGGATCGCGATGACGCTGGACACCTGGGACGAAATCGACCAGGAGGGAAGGGAACTCACTGTCGGCCGCACCATCGCCAACGGTGCGCCGCTGACCGGCACCGCGGAATTCGACGAACCGGATTTCGCAGCGGTCGACGCGAACGGTATCCCGATCATCCCGCCGTCCTCGCACATCGCCCGCGCGCACCACACGCACGACGGTGAACGGTTCCTGCGCCGCGGCTACAACTACGACGATGCCCCAGCGCCGGGCGCGATCTCGAATTCGGGTCTGCTCTTCGCCGCCTATCAGCGCGACGTGGATACGCAGTTCTTGCCGGTCCAGCAACGGCTCGCGGAGTTCGACGCGCTCAATGTGTGGACGACGCCGGTCGGCTCGGCGGTGTTCGTCATCCCATCGGGGGTGCCGTCACCGGGTGGCTATGTGGGACAAACGTTGTTCGAATCATGA
- a CDS encoding HdeD family acid-resistance protein — protein MTTNSVLEGPLQSLARSAWQTVLVTGLLSVVLGVIILVWPGPTLLAAGVLFGIYLVVSGFLQLMAAFGFPSSTGVRVLAFISGVLSIAIGIFCFRDELTSILLLAIWIGIGWLFRGISVVMMSLSEPTMPGRGWNIFFGVITVIAGVVLIAWPLESVATLAVVVGVWLIVLGIMEVIVAFGVRKDVRALHETVV, from the coding sequence ATGACGACAAACAGTGTGCTCGAGGGTCCTCTGCAGTCGCTTGCCCGCAGTGCGTGGCAAACCGTTCTGGTCACCGGCCTGCTGTCGGTGGTACTGGGTGTGATCATTCTGGTCTGGCCGGGGCCGACGTTGCTGGCCGCGGGTGTTCTGTTCGGTATCTATCTGGTGGTCAGCGGATTCCTCCAGCTGATGGCGGCCTTCGGCTTCCCGAGCAGCACCGGGGTCCGGGTGCTTGCCTTCATCAGCGGCGTGCTGTCCATCGCCATCGGCATCTTCTGCTTCCGTGATGAGCTGACTTCGATTCTGCTGCTGGCGATTTGGATCGGCATCGGCTGGTTGTTCCGTGGTATTTCGGTGGTGATGATGTCGCTGTCCGAGCCGACGATGCCCGGCCGGGGCTGGAACATCTTCTTCGGGGTGATCACGGTGATCGCGGGCGTCGTATTGATCGCCTGGCCGTTGGAGTCGGTGGCCACGTTGGCCGTGGTCGTCGGGGTGTGGTTGATCGTGCTCGGCATCATGGAGGTCATCGTGGCGTTCGGAGTTCGCAAGGATGTCAGGGCGCTGCACGAGACCGTCGTCTGA